In a genomic window of Neosynechococcus sphagnicola sy1:
- the gor gene encoding glutathione-disulfide reductase, which translates to MEFDYNLFVIGAGSGGLAAAKRAASYGARVAIAESDLVGGTCVIRGCVPKKLMVYGSSFSHVYQDATGYGWRKVKPKFDWGTLVTAVDTEVRRLSNLHISFLEKAGVALISGPGTLVDAHTVQVAEERFTAEKILIAVGGEATKPEIPGIEYALTSREMFHLPKQPRRFAVVGGGYIGVEFAGILNGLGSEVTQIVRGDGILRGFDPDIRKELQTAMGNHGIQFLTHTTVERIEKTSKGLKLFLCPDLEKPLKVDAVLYATGRSPNLVGLGLDLAGVAVVNGAIAVNEYSQTSQPHIFAVGDCTDRKNLTPVAIAEGRAFADTEFGNQRRAINYDNIPTAVFGQPEVGTVGMTETEAQDQFGAENLTIYQARFRPMFHSLTGADEKTLMKLVVDKASDRVVGAHMVGKDAAEIIQSLAIAVKMGATKKDLDATMALHPTAAEEFVTMR; encoded by the coding sequence ATGGAATTTGATTACAACCTGTTTGTCATTGGTGCCGGTTCAGGGGGTCTCGCTGCTGCTAAACGAGCCGCGAGCTACGGGGCACGGGTTGCGATTGCTGAGTCTGATTTGGTCGGGGGCACCTGTGTGATCCGGGGGTGTGTTCCCAAGAAACTGATGGTATACGGTTCGAGTTTTTCCCATGTTTACCAGGATGCCACGGGCTACGGCTGGCGCAAAGTGAAGCCAAAGTTTGACTGGGGAACCTTGGTAACGGCGGTTGATACTGAAGTTCGCCGCCTCAGTAATTTGCACATCAGTTTCCTTGAAAAAGCAGGGGTGGCACTGATCTCGGGGCCTGGAACCCTGGTGGATGCCCACACCGTACAGGTGGCCGAAGAACGGTTCACCGCCGAAAAAATTTTGATTGCTGTCGGGGGCGAGGCAACCAAACCTGAGATCCCTGGGATTGAATACGCCCTTACCTCCCGGGAGATGTTTCATCTGCCGAAGCAGCCCCGACGCTTTGCTGTAGTTGGAGGGGGCTACATTGGGGTGGAGTTTGCTGGCATTTTGAATGGTCTGGGTTCGGAAGTCACCCAAATTGTCCGCGGTGATGGCATCCTGCGGGGGTTTGATCCTGACATCCGTAAGGAGTTGCAGACAGCCATGGGCAACCATGGAATTCAATTCCTCACCCATACAACGGTGGAGCGGATTGAGAAAACCTCTAAAGGCTTGAAGTTGTTTCTGTGTCCAGATCTGGAGAAGCCCCTGAAGGTGGATGCCGTCCTCTATGCGACCGGGCGATCGCCCAATCTCGTTGGGCTGGGACTCGATCTGGCTGGAGTTGCGGTCGTCAATGGCGCCATCGCAGTGAATGAGTACAGTCAAACCAGTCAACCCCATATTTTTGCCGTCGGAGACTGCACCGATCGCAAAAATCTTACCCCCGTGGCGATCGCAGAAGGTCGAGCCTTTGCCGATACAGAATTTGGCAATCAGCGTCGCGCCATTAACTATGACAATATTCCCACGGCAGTGTTTGGGCAACCAGAAGTAGGCACCGTGGGGATGACCGAAACCGAAGCCCAAGACCAGTTTGGTGCTGAGAATCTGACCATCTATCAAGCCCGCTTCCGCCCTATGTTTCATAGCTTGACGGGGGCGGATGAAAAGACCCTGATGAAGCTGGTGGTTGACAAGGCCAGTGATCGGGTTGTGGGGGCTCATATGGTGGGCAAGGATGCGGCTGAGATCATTCAATCTCTGGCGATCGCAGTCAAAATGGGAGCTACGAAAAAAGATCTGGATGCAACAATGGCCCTCCATCCCACAGCGGCAGAAGAGTTTGTGACCATGCGCTAG